The following are from one region of the Achromobacter xylosoxidans genome:
- a CDS encoding IclR family transcriptional regulator, with the protein MDKTLLKGLMVLEAVTDVDNPPRTIDALAARVGLTRSNTHRTLQTLIHAGYVTKDDDGGGYRGAVRLFELAARQLAQLDVRKLAAPYMRTLADQTGETVHLSVLDGFDVVYVDKIDSPQPIRAYSMVGGRAPAYAVATGKALLAYQAEGYVERYADKLVRHTSSTIVSMPLLKDELRKIARTGYAVNRGEWREGVGGLAVTLFNSLDQPVAAIGISGPLDRLSAARMKQLAPDVAACAQSISQGMGYRRGYLDQ; encoded by the coding sequence ATGGACAAGACGCTGCTCAAAGGTCTGATGGTGCTGGAGGCGGTGACCGACGTGGATAATCCGCCGCGCACCATCGATGCGCTCGCCGCCCGCGTCGGGCTGACCCGCAGCAACACGCACCGCACCTTGCAGACGCTGATCCATGCGGGCTACGTGACCAAGGACGATGACGGCGGCGGCTATCGCGGCGCGGTACGGCTGTTCGAGCTGGCGGCGCGTCAGCTGGCCCAGCTGGACGTGCGCAAGCTGGCCGCGCCCTACATGCGCACGCTGGCCGACCAGACCGGCGAAACCGTGCACCTGTCGGTGCTCGACGGCTTCGACGTGGTCTACGTGGACAAGATCGACAGCCCCCAGCCCATACGCGCCTATTCCATGGTGGGCGGACGGGCGCCGGCCTATGCCGTCGCCACCGGCAAGGCCTTGCTCGCCTACCAGGCGGAAGGCTACGTCGAGCGCTATGCCGACAAGCTCGTGCGCCACACGTCCTCGACCATCGTGTCCATGCCGCTTTTGAAGGACGAACTGCGCAAGATCGCCCGCACCGGCTACGCGGTCAACCGGGGCGAATGGCGCGAAGGCGTGGGCGGGCTGGCCGTGACCTTGTTCAACAGTCTGGACCAGCCCGTGGCCGCGATAGGCATCTCCGGCCCGCTGGACCGCCTGAGCGCCGCTAGGATGAAGCAGCTGGCGCCGGACGTGGCTGCCTGTGCCCAGTCCATCTCGCAAGGGATGGGCTATCGCCGGGGCTATCTGGATCAGTAG
- a CDS encoding cysteine dioxygenase, with protein sequence MPESQGGLDRLRRFIAAATRLATPTGLAQTPELQAAFTDLVRHDDWLPEACTAPHPQYYQQYLLHCDPLERFSLVSFVWGPGQFTPVHDHEVWGYVGMLRGAEVNQRYVRGEDGSVTPAGAPTTLQPGDVERLSPAEGDIHRVSNAHADRVSISVHLYGGNIGAVSRHVYDPATGQAKPFVSGYSSPSLPNLWDRSEAVRAAIAGGAR encoded by the coding sequence ATGCCCGAATCTCAAGGCGGCCTGGACAGGCTGCGCCGCTTCATCGCCGCCGCGACCCGGCTGGCCACGCCCACGGGTCTGGCGCAGACGCCGGAGCTGCAGGCCGCATTCACAGACCTGGTGCGCCATGACGATTGGCTGCCCGAGGCCTGTACCGCGCCCCATCCTCAGTACTACCAGCAATATCTGCTGCACTGCGATCCGCTGGAACGCTTTTCGCTGGTGAGTTTCGTGTGGGGGCCGGGCCAGTTCACGCCGGTGCATGATCACGAGGTCTGGGGTTATGTGGGCATGCTGCGCGGGGCGGAGGTCAACCAGCGCTATGTTCGCGGCGAGGACGGCAGCGTTACTCCGGCGGGCGCCCCGACCACCTTGCAGCCGGGCGACGTGGAGCGCCTGTCGCCGGCCGAAGGCGACATCCACCGCGTGTCCAACGCCCACGCCGACCGCGTATCGATCAGCGTGCATCTCTACGGCGGCAACATCGGCGCCGTGTCGCGCCACGTATATGACCCGGCGACGGGGCAGGCCAAGCCTTTCGTGTCCGGCTATTCATCGCCCAGCCTGCCCAACCTGTGGGACCGCTCGGAAGCCGTGCGCGCGGCCATTGCCGGGGGCGCACGCTAG
- a CDS encoding enoyl-CoA hydratase/isomerase family protein gives MSEVLHIDKQGAAHVLTLARPDKMNALSAPLVEELIAALDAAEAGGAQLIVLKGEGRNFSAGFDFGGWQEQSEGDLLLRFVRIEMLLQRLAASPCLTLGLAHGRNFGAGVDLFGACKWRVSASDATFRMPGLKFGLVLGTRRYAALVGAERARAVLEQAATFSAEEALRDGFASRLADVQDWPAVEREALDAASALSCASRVQLYAALSSEAPDIDLARLVRSAALPGLKDRVAAYLQAR, from the coding sequence ATGAGCGAGGTCCTGCACATCGACAAACAGGGCGCGGCGCACGTGTTGACGCTGGCGCGGCCCGACAAGATGAATGCGCTGTCGGCGCCGCTGGTGGAGGAGCTGATTGCCGCATTGGATGCGGCCGAGGCTGGCGGCGCCCAGCTCATCGTCTTGAAGGGCGAGGGCAGGAACTTCAGCGCGGGCTTCGACTTCGGCGGCTGGCAGGAGCAGAGCGAAGGCGATCTGCTGCTGCGCTTCGTGCGCATCGAGATGCTGCTGCAGCGGCTGGCGGCCTCGCCGTGCCTCACGCTGGGGCTGGCGCATGGCCGTAACTTCGGCGCGGGCGTGGACTTGTTCGGCGCTTGCAAGTGGCGGGTCAGCGCGTCCGACGCCACGTTCCGCATGCCTGGGCTGAAGTTTGGCCTGGTGTTGGGGACGCGCCGTTACGCAGCCTTGGTCGGCGCCGAGCGGGCGCGCGCGGTGCTGGAGCAGGCGGCCACATTCAGCGCAGAAGAAGCCTTGCGCGACGGCTTCGCGAGCCGCCTTGCCGACGTGCAGGACTGGCCGGCCGTCGAGCGCGAGGCGCTGGACGCCGCATCTGCTCTCAGCTGCGCGAGCCGCGTCCAGCTGTATGCGGCGCTGTCCTCGGAGGCGCCGGATATCGATCTTGCCCGCCTGGTGCGTTCTGCCGCACTGCCGGGCCTGAAGGACCGGGTAGCGGCCTATCTGCAGGCGCGTTGA
- a CDS encoding tripartite tricarboxylate transporter substrate binding protein, with protein sequence MNLRCYRAAAAALLWLGAANALAAGYPERPVTMVVPFPPGGVADTIARPLAQAMGDKLGQAVVIENKGGAGGAIGIGQAGRAKPDGYTLLMSLSSISILPAADRLLERKPAYQLDQFVPIARITADPTVLVVRADAPYKTLQEFVDAAKKQSGKFSYGSSGIYGTMHVPMEMLQNAAGIKMMHVPFTGAGPAVQALVGGQVDALATGPSSVMQLIQAGRVKALAHWGDGKLDSLPDVPSFKSQGYDISFVQWSGVFALAGTPPAVVEKLRQAVKDVATNPEVQARIAGTGSPVQYLDAPAFDEYWKKDSASLEVAVNRIGKVE encoded by the coding sequence ATGAATCTGCGTTGCTACCGGGCGGCCGCGGCTGCCTTGCTATGGCTGGGAGCCGCGAATGCGCTGGCCGCCGGCTACCCTGAACGCCCCGTGACCATGGTGGTGCCCTTCCCGCCTGGCGGCGTCGCCGACACGATCGCGCGGCCGCTGGCCCAGGCCATGGGCGACAAGCTGGGCCAGGCCGTCGTCATCGAAAACAAGGGCGGCGCGGGCGGCGCCATCGGCATCGGCCAGGCCGGCCGCGCCAAGCCCGACGGCTATACGCTGCTGATGAGCCTGTCGTCGATTTCCATCCTGCCCGCAGCCGACCGCCTGCTGGAACGCAAGCCGGCCTATCAGCTGGACCAGTTCGTGCCGATCGCGCGCATCACCGCCGATCCGACCGTGCTGGTGGTGCGCGCCGACGCGCCGTACAAGACGCTGCAGGAATTCGTCGACGCGGCGAAGAAGCAGTCCGGCAAGTTCAGCTACGGCTCTTCCGGCATCTACGGCACCATGCACGTGCCGATGGAAATGCTGCAGAACGCGGCTGGCATCAAGATGATGCACGTGCCCTTCACCGGCGCCGGCCCCGCGGTGCAGGCGCTGGTGGGCGGCCAGGTCGATGCCCTTGCCACCGGGCCGTCCAGCGTCATGCAGCTGATCCAGGCGGGGCGCGTCAAGGCGCTGGCGCATTGGGGCGACGGCAAGCTCGACAGCCTGCCGGACGTGCCGTCCTTCAAATCGCAAGGCTATGACATCAGCTTCGTGCAGTGGTCGGGCGTATTCGCCCTGGCCGGCACGCCGCCGGCCGTCGTGGAGAAGCTGCGCCAGGCAGTCAAGGACGTCGCCACCAACCCCGAGGTCCAGGCCCGCATCGCCGGCACCGGCAGTCCGGTGCAATACCTGGACGCGCCAGCCTTCGACGAGTACTGGAAGAAGGACTCGGCCTCGCTGGAGGTCGCGGTCAACCGGATCGGCAAGGTCGAATAG
- a CDS encoding tripartite tricarboxylate transporter substrate binding protein has translation MKKMWRIALTGMVLALAGGAAAADNWPAKPVRMVVPFPPGGATDAAARIYAQHLGDYLGQSVVVENKAGAGGEIGAEYVAKSAADGYTLLMGAVGSHAIHAAMPDKPGYDFGTAFVGVSMATSMPMAVAVNSNKIPAKNVQELIALAKSKPGTITFGSAGPGTSQHMAGELFQVVTGTRLMHVPYRGSGPAITDLLGGQIDMVIETLPALLPQVATGKIRLLGVTTATRATALPDLPTLAEQGVKDYSVATTYALLAPAGTPPAVVDKLSAGMQKAAAMASVQQAAQKLGADAVATTPADTSRVLKQEVARWADVVRLSAAK, from the coding sequence ATGAAGAAAATGTGGCGCATTGCCCTGACAGGCATGGTGCTGGCTTTGGCAGGCGGCGCGGCCGCGGCCGACAACTGGCCCGCGAAACCCGTGCGCATGGTGGTCCCCTTCCCGCCCGGCGGCGCGACGGACGCGGCCGCGCGCATCTACGCGCAGCACCTGGGCGACTACCTGGGGCAGAGCGTGGTGGTGGAAAACAAGGCGGGTGCGGGCGGCGAAATCGGCGCTGAGTATGTGGCCAAGTCGGCCGCCGACGGCTACACCCTGCTGATGGGCGCCGTGGGTAGCCACGCGATCCACGCGGCCATGCCGGACAAGCCCGGCTACGACTTCGGCACCGCCTTCGTCGGCGTGTCCATGGCGACCAGCATGCCCATGGCCGTGGCGGTGAACAGCAACAAGATTCCCGCGAAGAACGTGCAGGAGCTGATCGCCCTGGCCAAGAGCAAGCCCGGCACCATCACCTTCGGCTCGGCCGGCCCCGGCACGTCCCAACACATGGCGGGCGAACTCTTCCAGGTCGTGACCGGCACGCGGCTCATGCATGTGCCGTACCGTGGCAGCGGGCCCGCCATCACCGATCTGCTGGGCGGCCAGATCGACATGGTGATCGAAACGCTGCCGGCGCTGCTGCCGCAGGTCGCAACCGGCAAGATCCGTCTGCTCGGCGTCACCACCGCCACGCGCGCCACGGCGCTGCCAGACCTCCCCACGCTCGCCGAGCAGGGCGTAAAGGACTACTCGGTCGCGACCACCTACGCGCTGCTGGCTCCCGCGGGCACGCCGCCCGCCGTGGTGGACAAGCTCTCGGCCGGCATGCAGAAGGCGGCTGCCATGGCTTCCGTGCAGCAAGCCGCGCAGAAGCTGGGCGCCGACGCCGTGGCCACCACTCCTGCCGACACCAGCCGCGTGCTCAAACAGGAAGTCGCCCGCTGGGCCGACGTCGTGCGTTTGTCGGCGGCCAAATGA
- a CDS encoding CoA transferase subunit A, protein MASGFNQKNKQCSLAELAALVPNGASIALGGSFLHRGPFAFVRELIRQGRRDLELVKQSPGYDVDILCRAGVLRRVRAGIVAMEGNFGLAPWYRKAVERREIELEEHACASLTAGLRAAAFGVPFQPCGGLHGSGLPELNGWKCLDDPYGSGQKTWVVPAIRPDFAVIHASEVDALGNVRVHGTAHWDRIMSRAAGSVLVVAEKVVDSAVFEANPESTLVPFFMVQAYAVAPQGAWPGSCWPDYAIDYPAVEAYMDKHSDLQAHLAAAPEAREVQHG, encoded by the coding sequence ATGGCATCGGGTTTCAATCAGAAGAACAAGCAGTGCTCGCTGGCGGAGCTGGCGGCGCTGGTGCCCAACGGCGCGTCGATCGCATTGGGCGGCAGCTTCCTGCACCGCGGACCGTTCGCCTTCGTGCGCGAACTGATCCGGCAGGGCCGGCGCGACCTGGAACTGGTCAAGCAGTCGCCGGGCTACGACGTGGACATCCTGTGCCGCGCGGGCGTGCTGCGCCGCGTGCGCGCGGGCATCGTCGCCATGGAAGGGAACTTCGGCCTGGCGCCCTGGTACCGCAAGGCGGTCGAGCGGCGCGAGATCGAGCTGGAAGAACACGCCTGCGCCAGCCTCACGGCCGGCCTGCGGGCGGCGGCGTTTGGCGTGCCGTTCCAGCCTTGCGGCGGCCTGCATGGTAGCGGCCTGCCGGAGCTGAACGGCTGGAAGTGCCTGGACGATCCGTATGGCAGCGGGCAGAAGACCTGGGTGGTGCCGGCGATCCGGCCGGACTTCGCCGTGATTCATGCTTCGGAGGTGGACGCGCTGGGCAATGTGCGCGTGCACGGCACGGCGCATTGGGACCGCATCATGTCGCGCGCCGCGGGCAGCGTGCTGGTGGTGGCCGAGAAGGTGGTCGACAGCGCGGTGTTCGAGGCCAATCCGGAATCCACGCTGGTGCCGTTCTTCATGGTGCAGGCCTATGCCGTCGCGCCGCAGGGCGCATGGCCGGGATCCTGCTGGCCGGACTACGCCATCGATTATCCGGCGGTGGAAGCGTACATGGACAAACACAGCGATCTGCAGGCGCACCTGGCTGCGGCGCCCGAAGCGCGGGAGGTGCAGCATGGCTGA
- a CDS encoding class I adenylate-forming enzyme family protein, translating into MTLVDATLVAAFARLWALPQWAERPAILTADGMLTYAGLRQEVGRIAGGLRAAGVRRGSHVAIAMERSQAQVLAILGVMAAGACPCPLEPRLSDAETARRVAAVGLGWILHDAANAATARASGLAPQCLLDAAAVAQGPLDWTGSGEAAPGDAGLLLFTSGSTGNPKGVLLSHRGLANNARGVLAHTGLTPADRLLHVMPLHHTNALNNQIFAPLLAGACVALAGRFRAEDMPGLLREFRPSLITGVPTMYARMLELEFDPASLAALRFARCGSAPITEALHRRIEAFLGCPLVVSYGLSEATCTSTMNPPAARRVGSVGTVLAGQSVTLRLPDGSEAAPGGEGEICIAGDSLMLGYVGVDSADTGAPQLLRTGDLGRFDEQGYLSITGRIKDVIIRGGENISPALIEGVVTGLPGVAACCVVGAPDEDLGEVPVIFVQRAGAAAPDASGIQAEVLARLGRIYVPREVLWIERLPENAVGKVDRKALARQLAPASLRS; encoded by the coding sequence ATGACGCTTGTCGACGCCACCTTGGTGGCTGCCTTCGCGCGCCTGTGGGCCCTGCCGCAATGGGCCGAACGGCCGGCTATCCTGACCGCGGACGGCATGCTGACGTATGCCGGCCTGCGCCAGGAGGTCGGGCGCATCGCGGGCGGCCTGCGCGCCGCCGGGGTGCGGCGCGGCAGTCATGTGGCCATCGCGATGGAGCGGTCGCAGGCCCAGGTGCTGGCGATCCTGGGCGTGATGGCGGCGGGCGCCTGCCCATGTCCGTTGGAGCCGCGCCTGTCGGATGCCGAGACTGCCAGGCGCGTGGCGGCGGTGGGGCTGGGCTGGATACTGCACGATGCGGCGAACGCGGCGACGGCCCGTGCCAGCGGCTTGGCGCCGCAATGCCTGCTGGACGCCGCTGCCGTGGCCCAAGGCCCGCTGGACTGGACGGGCAGCGGCGAGGCCGCGCCCGGCGACGCGGGCCTGCTGCTGTTCACCTCCGGCAGCACCGGCAATCCCAAGGGCGTGCTGTTGAGCCACCGCGGGCTGGCGAACAACGCGCGCGGGGTGCTGGCGCACACCGGCTTGACGCCGGCAGACCGGCTCTTGCACGTGATGCCGCTGCATCACACCAATGCGCTCAACAACCAGATTTTCGCGCCGCTGCTGGCGGGGGCCTGCGTGGCGCTGGCGGGGCGCTTCCGGGCCGAAGACATGCCGGGCTTGCTGCGTGAGTTCCGGCCCAGCCTGATCACGGGCGTGCCGACCATGTACGCGCGCATGCTGGAACTGGAGTTCGATCCGGCCAGCCTGGCTGCGTTGCGCTTTGCGCGCTGCGGCTCGGCGCCGATCACCGAAGCGCTGCACCGGCGCATCGAAGCCTTCCTGGGCTGCCCGCTGGTGGTGTCCTATGGCCTGTCGGAAGCCACTTGCACCTCGACCATGAACCCGCCTGCCGCGCGCCGCGTGGGGTCTGTGGGTACCGTGCTGGCCGGCCAGAGCGTGACCTTGCGCCTGCCGGACGGCAGCGAGGCCGCGCCGGGCGGCGAAGGCGAGATCTGCATCGCGGGCGACAGCCTGATGCTGGGCTATGTGGGCGTGGACAGCGCCGACACCGGCGCGCCGCAGCTGTTGCGCACTGGGGACCTGGGGCGTTTCGACGAGCAGGGCTATCTGAGCATCACCGGCCGCATCAAGGACGTGATCATCCGCGGCGGCGAGAACATCTCGCCAGCGCTGATCGAGGGGGTGGTGACGGGCCTGCCGGGCGTGGCCGCCTGCTGCGTGGTGGGCGCGCCCGACGAGGACCTGGGCGAAGTGCCGGTGATCTTCGTGCAGCGCGCGGGCGCGGCCGCGCCGGATGCGTCCGGCATACAGGCGGAGGTGCTGGCGCGCCTGGGCCGCATCTACGTGCCGCGCGAGGTGTTGTGGATCGAGCGCCTGCCCGAGAACGCGGTGGGCAAGGTCGACCGCAAGGCGCTGGCGCGGCAGCTAGCGCCCGCCAGCCTGCGTTCATGA
- a CDS encoding CaiB/BaiF CoA transferase family protein, producing MTPSSALAGITVLEICNVAAGPFCGMLLADMGADVIKIENPEGGDTLRSWPPISDGYSENFASLNRNKRSVTLNLKDPGDLALARELALSADVLIENNRPGVMDRLGLGYAQLREANPRLVYCSISAYGQSGPRSQEGGFDLTIQAMSGIMSVTGEAGGEPVKCGVPVADFSAGLYGAFAIASALRAAQASGQGTHIDVPMLGATLGIAALQTSEFFGSGKDPVKLGSAHPRNAPYQAFRCKGGYFGMAAGNQALWKGVCATVGREDLLADPRFTDTSARARNQTALREILEAIFEAEDAQTWLARFRAAGVPCAPINTYSEVLADPQVEHMGWVQPVDLPNGVRTRTFGLPVRFDGQTTALRRRPPALGEHNDEVLGALRAARKGTAA from the coding sequence ATGACACCCAGTTCGGCGCTGGCCGGCATCACGGTGCTGGAGATTTGCAATGTTGCGGCGGGGCCTTTTTGCGGCATGCTGTTGGCGGACATGGGCGCCGACGTGATCAAGATCGAGAACCCCGAAGGCGGCGATACGCTGCGCAGCTGGCCGCCCATTTCCGACGGCTACAGCGAGAACTTCGCGTCCCTCAACCGCAACAAGCGTTCGGTGACGTTGAACCTGAAGGACCCCGGCGACCTGGCTCTGGCGCGCGAACTCGCGCTGTCCGCCGACGTGCTGATCGAGAACAACCGGCCGGGCGTGATGGACCGCCTGGGCCTGGGCTATGCGCAGCTGCGCGAGGCCAATCCCAGACTGGTCTATTGCTCGATCTCGGCCTACGGCCAGTCGGGGCCCCGTTCGCAGGAAGGCGGCTTCGACCTGACCATCCAGGCCATGAGCGGCATCATGAGCGTGACCGGCGAAGCGGGCGGCGAACCCGTGAAGTGCGGCGTGCCGGTGGCGGACTTTTCGGCCGGCCTGTACGGCGCCTTCGCCATTGCGTCGGCCTTGCGCGCGGCCCAGGCCAGCGGGCAGGGTACGCATATCGACGTACCCATGCTGGGCGCCACCCTGGGCATCGCGGCTCTGCAGACTTCGGAGTTCTTCGGCAGCGGCAAGGATCCCGTCAAGCTGGGATCGGCCCATCCGCGCAATGCGCCCTACCAGGCGTTCCGCTGCAAGGGCGGCTACTTCGGCATGGCGGCGGGCAACCAGGCCTTGTGGAAGGGCGTATGCGCAACGGTAGGCCGCGAGGATCTGTTGGCCGACCCGCGCTTCACCGACACCAGCGCCCGCGCCCGCAACCAGACAGCGCTGCGCGAGATCCTGGAAGCGATCTTCGAAGCCGAGGACGCGCAGACCTGGCTGGCGCGTTTCCGTGCGGCCGGCGTGCCGTGCGCGCCCATCAACACCTATTCAGAGGTGCTGGCCGACCCGCAGGTTGAGCACATGGGCTGGGTGCAGCCCGTGGACCTGCCCAACGGCGTGCGCACGCGCACGTTCGGCCTGCCGGTGCGCTTCGACGGCCAGACCACGGCCTTGCGCCGCCGTCCGCCCGCCCTGGGCGAACACAACGATGAAGTGCTGGGCGCGCTGCGCGCCGCCAGGAAGGGGACGGCGGCATGA
- a CDS encoding FAD/NAD(P)-binding protein: protein MTAPGTTPPAADLAIVGGGSVAVSFLYQFLLSLEPGGGRALTIALFEPQAEPGAGEAYQEDLPSNLLNIPAGNMSARADHRMDFVDWLRVQDPAWLRAQGADSIAPADFLPRPLFGAYMRAVYARACELARAQCVTLTHVRSRVRRVAPLPGCGARVEPESGQPCLARYAVLCNGNLPSQAFPELRDAPGYFNSPYPVQALTRGIAADAPVCIIGTSLSAVDAIAALRQAAHRGPILCASRNGRLPSVRSPHNRAPDALRRLSPEGVARLAAAHGGTLSLEAIAAALREEVQALDGSLAAADVFGLEGEARAALDDEIRRSEQAARPWQAVAAATNAAVDLIWHLMPDAERGRFQSQWRSLWMARRATFPMRNALKLQALLQNGQLQVSGGYLDSRHDSASGLFHTRLRDAAGAVSTHASRYLINATSFSVDTASTQDPLVSALLREGHAQPDPHGGLALDYATGCLKNAAGGIEPDISVLGSLAGGTYFWTTSMDVNARLARGQAQRIGAALARSATDPDSPGDSPSLARWTGHRQPRPAPAASS from the coding sequence ATGACGGCGCCCGGCACGACACCGCCCGCGGCGGACCTGGCCATCGTCGGCGGCGGCTCGGTGGCCGTCAGCTTCCTGTATCAATTCCTGCTGTCCCTGGAACCGGGCGGCGGCCGGGCGCTGACGATCGCGCTGTTCGAGCCGCAGGCCGAGCCGGGAGCGGGCGAGGCCTACCAGGAGGATCTGCCCAGCAACCTGCTCAATATCCCCGCCGGCAACATGTCGGCGCGGGCCGACCACAGGATGGATTTCGTGGACTGGCTGCGCGTCCAGGATCCCGCCTGGCTGCGCGCGCAAGGCGCGGACTCGATAGCGCCGGCGGACTTCCTGCCGCGGCCATTGTTCGGCGCCTACATGCGCGCAGTCTATGCGCGAGCTTGCGAACTCGCGCGCGCACAGTGCGTCACGCTCACACACGTGCGCAGCCGTGTCCGCCGCGTGGCGCCGCTGCCTGGCTGCGGCGCGCGGGTCGAACCGGAATCGGGTCAGCCCTGCCTGGCGCGTTACGCCGTGCTGTGCAACGGCAACCTGCCCTCGCAGGCCTTTCCGGAATTGCGCGATGCGCCCGGCTACTTCAACAGCCCTTACCCGGTCCAGGCGCTGACGCGCGGTATCGCCGCCGACGCCCCGGTCTGCATCATCGGCACCAGCCTGAGCGCCGTGGACGCCATCGCAGCCTTGCGGCAAGCGGCGCATCGCGGCCCCATCCTGTGCGCGTCGCGCAATGGCCGGCTGCCGTCGGTGCGCAGTCCGCACAATCGCGCTCCGGACGCACTGCGCCGCTTGAGTCCGGAGGGCGTTGCGCGCCTGGCCGCCGCGCACGGCGGGACCCTCTCGCTCGAGGCCATTGCCGCGGCGCTGCGGGAAGAAGTGCAGGCGCTGGACGGCAGTCTGGCAGCCGCAGACGTGTTCGGGCTGGAGGGCGAGGCCCGCGCCGCGCTGGACGACGAGATACGGCGGTCCGAACAGGCCGCGCGCCCCTGGCAGGCGGTGGCGGCCGCAACCAATGCCGCCGTGGACCTGATCTGGCATCTCATGCCGGACGCCGAACGCGGCCGCTTCCAGTCGCAATGGCGTTCGCTATGGATGGCGCGGCGCGCCACCTTTCCGATGCGCAACGCGCTGAAGCTGCAAGCCCTGCTCCAGAATGGCCAGTTGCAGGTCAGCGGCGGTTATCTGGACAGCCGCCACGACAGCGCCAGCGGCCTGTTCCACACGCGCTTGCGCGACGCGGCGGGCGCAGTGTCCACCCACGCCAGCCGCTATCTGATCAACGCCACCAGCTTCTCGGTGGACACCGCAAGCACGCAAGATCCGCTGGTGTCCGCGCTATTGCGCGAGGGCCATGCGCAGCCCGATCCCCATGGCGGCCTGGCGCTGGACTATGCCACGGGATGCCTCAAGAACGCCGCAGGCGGGATCGAGCCGGATATCTCGGTGCTGGGCAGCTTGGCGGGCGGCACGTATTTCTGGACCACGTCCATGGACGTGAATGCGCGGCTGGCTCGCGGCCAGGCGCAGCGCATCGGCGCCGCGCTGGCGCGGTCCGCTACTGATCCAGATAGCCCCGGCGATAGCCCATCCCTTGCGAGATGGACTGGGCACAGGCAGCCACGTCCGGCGCCAGCTGCTTCATCCTAG
- a CDS encoding CoA-transferase subunit beta codes for MAEQWSGFSYIVTNLARFIRPDEITFSGVNSTLPMLACLLAKRAYDWDFVYINVAGGVNPLPSHVPISSSDPVLAERTASIFSNEDFYDLCTRGRMDLTFLGAAQIDGEGCANNSCIGDWHEPKVRLPGGGGGAVMLPTARRACTWRTEHSRRTFVPKLDFMTSWGGFHGVVTPIAVFVKRDGRLALQSWHPESSLSEVRERTGFEFDASGAEPSALPTAAEMRALRELDPDGQFERDAAVALR; via the coding sequence ATGGCTGAGCAATGGTCGGGCTTTTCGTACATCGTCACCAATCTGGCGCGCTTCATCCGGCCGGACGAGATCACTTTCAGCGGCGTGAATTCCACCCTGCCGATGCTGGCCTGCCTGCTGGCCAAGCGCGCCTACGATTGGGACTTCGTCTACATCAACGTCGCCGGCGGCGTGAACCCGCTGCCCTCGCATGTGCCGATCTCCAGTTCCGATCCGGTGCTGGCCGAGCGCACCGCGTCGATCTTCTCCAACGAAGACTTCTACGATCTGTGCACGCGCGGCCGCATGGACCTGACCTTCCTGGGCGCGGCGCAGATCGACGGCGAAGGCTGCGCCAACAATTCCTGCATCGGCGACTGGCACGAACCCAAGGTGCGCTTGCCGGGCGGCGGGGGCGGCGCGGTGATGCTGCCCACCGCCAGGCGCGCCTGCACCTGGCGCACCGAGCACTCGCGGCGCACCTTCGTGCCCAAGCTGGACTTCATGACGTCCTGGGGCGGATTCCATGGCGTGGTCACGCCGATCGCCGTGTTCGTCAAGCGCGACGGACGGCTGGCTTTGCAGTCATGGCACCCGGAATCCAGCCTGTCTGAAGTGCGCGAGCGCACGGGTTTCGAATTCGACGCCAGCGGCGCCGAGCCGTCCGCGCTGCCGACGGCGGCCGAGATGCGCGCCTTGCGCGAGCTGGATCCCGATGGGCAGTTTGAACGCGACGCTGCCGTCGCGCTGCGCTAG